The following are encoded together in the Juglans microcarpa x Juglans regia isolate MS1-56 chromosome 2D, Jm3101_v1.0, whole genome shotgun sequence genome:
- the LOC121250181 gene encoding CBS domain-containing protein CBSX1, chloroplastic-like, translating to MLLSHFHQTQLGPPFPRFVSYTEQHSKTEPDMDSILLPEPLFLGNHRPTAAPAYRSFSYQVPCLLLSPPGRRLVSVSTDRFSGLRRSLALAASGTLMTNSPRSGVYTVGDFMTRKEDLRVVKPTTTVDEALEALVENRITGFPVIDEEWKLVGLVSDYDLLALDSISGAVRNDTSMFPEVDSTWKTFNEVQKLLSKTNGKLVGDLMTPAPLVVRETTNLEDAARLLLETKYRRLPVVDAEGKLVGIITRGNVVRAALQIKRSGEMKA from the exons ATGCTTCTCTCGCACTTTCACCAGACACAGTTGGGTCCTCCCTTTCCACGGTTCGTCAGTTATACGGAGCAGCATAGCAAGACCGAACCGGACATGGACTCGATTCTACTCCCGGAGCCTCTATTCCTGGGTAACCATCGCCCCACCGCCGCTCCGGCTTACCGTTCCTTCAGTTACCAGGTGCCATGCCTGCTCCTATCGCCTCCCGGGAGGAGACTTGTTTCTGTGTCCACCGATCGCTTCTCGGGACTACGGCGGTCCTTAGCTCTCGCCGCCAGTGGCACCTTGATGACTAATTCT CCAAGAAGTGGAGTATACACCGTTGGTGATTTCATGACAAGAAAAGAAGATTTGCGTGTTGTAAAGCCGACCACAACCGTGGATGAAG CACTGGAAGCTCTTGTGGAAAACAGAATCACTGGCTTTCCTGTTATTGATGAAGAGTGGAAATTG GTTGGTCTTGTTTCAGATTATGACTTACTGGCTTTGGACTCAATATCAG gtGCTGTTCGAAATGATACCAGCATGTTTCCTGAAGTTGACAGCACTTGGAAA ACTTTCAATGAGGTACAGAAACTGCTCAGTAAAACCAACGGTAAGTTGGTTGGTGATTTGATGACGCCAGCCCCACTTGTAGTACGTGAAACTACTAATCTTGAGGACGCTGCTAG GTTATTGCTCGAGACAAAATACCGTCGCCTTCCAGTTGTAGATGCCGAGGGTAAGCTG GTCGGGATTATCACAAGAGGCAATGTCGTTAGAGCCGCCCTTCAAATAAAGCGTTCTGGTGAAATGAAAGCATAA